From Panicum hallii strain FIL2 chromosome 2, PHallii_v3.1, whole genome shotgun sequence, a single genomic window includes:
- the LOC112882203 gene encoding protein MIZU-KUSSEI 1 — MPSFIDGPTLRALLRPSTNGRRTKISDSGGGSGGGGGIFKMFKLMPMLSSGCKMVALLGKHNRALLADHATTVTLFGHRRGRVSLAIHEDTRAPPLFLIELPMLTSALHREISSGVVKLALESDTRSARRRLVEEYVWAVYCNGRKAGYAIRRKEASDDERHVLRLLRGVSMGAGVLPAAPEKEGGVPAGPDGELTYVRARVERVVGSKDSEAFYMINPEEGGNGGSESGAGGGGAPELSIFLVRMK; from the coding sequence ATGCCGTCTTTCATCGACGGCCCCACCTTGCGCGCGCTGCTCCGGCCGTCCACCAATGGGCGCCGGACGAAGATCTCGGACAGcggtggcggcagcggcggcggcggcgggatctTCAAGATGTTCAAGCTCATGCCCATGCTCTCCTCCGGGTGCAAGATGGTGGCGCTGCTCGGCAAGCACAACCGCGCGCTCCTAGCCGACCACGCCACGACGGTGACGCTGTTCGGGCACCGGCGCGGGCGCGTGAGCCTGGCGATCCACGAGGacacccgcgcgccgccgctgttCCTGATCGAGCTGCCCATGCTGACGAGCGCGCTGCACCGGGAGATCTCGTCCGGGGTGGTGAAGCTGGCGCTGGAGAGCGACACCCGCAGCGCGCGCCGCCGGCTCGTGGAGGAGTACGTCTGGGCCGTCTACTGCAACGGCCGCAAGGCCGGGTACGCCATCCGGAGGAAGGAGGCCTCCGACGACGAGCGCCACGTGCTGCGCCTGCTGCGCGGCGTGTCCATGGGCGCCGGCGTGCTCCCGGCGGCCCCCGAGAAGGAGGGCGGCGTGCCCGCGGGGCCCGACGGCGAGCTCACGTACGTGCGCGCCCGCGTCGAGCGCGTCGTCGGGTCCAAGGACTCGGAGGCCTTCTACATGATCAACCCCGAGGagggtggcaacggcggcagcgAAAGTGGTGCCGGAGGTGGCGGCGCGCCGGAGTTGAGCATTTTCCTAGTAAGGATGAAATGA